A segment of the Candidatus Saccharibacteria bacterium genome:
CGAAACCTAATAATCGACGCACACTACATGAACCTTAAACACGGTAAGTTTTATCCGGTTTGGGGCGACTGGCTTAGCTCGGTTGATGCTCTGGTGTTGGTAGAAGCACCTGCCAGCGCTATATTGGAGCGAATAGAACTCGATCCAAGTAAAGACAGGGCTCTGTTCCCGGCCGGGGCTACAGAAAAGCAAAAACTGAGCCTACTAAAAGCTTTGATCAGCACCAGCAAAGATGTGTTTTTGGACTGCGCAAACCAATACAACAAAAAGAGCTTGATTATTGAAAATACCGACCCAACTAAAGCTCTAGATAAGTTTATTAAATTTGATTTTAATCTCCCAAAAACCTAAATTATTTTAGATCTTTGGGAGAACGACAACCTTCGTCGAAACACCCCCGGCGACGCACTATGGAAGTGCGTATCTTATGGTGCCGGTATGTTGACTATCCGGTGACCCGCTTCTTCGCGAGTTTGATGACGAACTCGAGAAGCAGGGCGCCGGAGAGGGCGAGGCCGAACGTGGAGACGATGATGATTATGTACTCATCGCTCTCATTCAGCCTCCGGC
Coding sequences within it:
- a CDS encoding AAA family ATPase codes for the protein MPEIAEEKVRYYFGGANGSGKSTLVSRIVKQKQEFIPFKGATELMEALGIPGDYDKLRAMDHSVTTAAFGKLVQEQSKKHRNLIIDAHYMNLKHGKFYPVWGDWLSSVDALVLVEAPASAILERIELDPSKDRALFPAGATEKQKLSLLKALISTSKDVFLDCANQYNKKSLIIENTDPTKALDKFIKFDFNLPKT